CAAGTCTAAACAGATCCTCGCGGCCTTGAACCTGGGGAGGATTTAATCACTGAAAAgtgaaaacagctgcagaagtgTGCATGGCAGTGATTTAAGCACATGTCAGGCTGAGTCCATCCTTGGTGACATTATGGCGAGCGTTGATGTGCTGGCAAAAAGGTTTTACTCATTTGGCAAAATGTACAGTCATGTTTTACGTGAGCAAAGTTTTGTAGACTGGCCATTTAGAGAGGACTGCAACTGCACGCCTGAAAAGGTATGACGCCCATTGCAAGTAACTGAAATCTTGATGCTTTGGAACATGATTAGCTAGCTTGTTTCCATCATATTTGTTGTATCTACAATATGTTATGGATTTACACAGCGGTTACCTTTGGTCAAATCTATTTTCTAACAGGTTGGTTTAACTGGGACTTCTtgggaaaatatttttatttaaatagttgAACTGCTTTCTAAATATGACTTAACATTTTGTATTGACACCAAGTATTTAAAGGTAATATGTAATTAAGTTTAAGTGTAGGTGGTTCAAACTGTACACAGGAGTATTTACACTCATCTCCATGAATCATAATTGTAACTGATGATGATCATTGGTATTCCACTACATACTTTTATGAAAGCCTGGCAGTGTGCAATTTATGGTTAGGGAGGTGCCAGATTCAGTTTCAAGTGTCCAGTGCACAGGTTTGTCCCGGTACCTTCTAGTCTTGTCATGATAAACAGGCTGCTGACATCTTGCTTTATGAGCAACAACATGTGCCATGTTACCCTCTGAAGTCAAAAGGAGACCATCGTCAGGTTTCATTTTCAATGAAACTTATTCCTTTGCAAAAAAACTTCTTAATTCTTGGCCTGCCTGGCAACAAAAGGGTTCAGACAATATGGTCTCTCTTGCTTTTTACATTTGCAGATGGCCAAAGCTGGGTTTGTCCACTGCCCCAGTGAGAATGAGCCAGATGTTGCCTGCTGCTTCTTCTGTCTGCTCGAGCTCGAGGGCTGGGAACCAGATGATGATCCCTGGTAAGAAAAAATATGCTACCTGGGGTGCAGCAGTTAAACATTTAATTTGTATCTACATTACTCAAACGTGTTTCCTATATGCAGAAGACCGACTGCTACATGAAGTTGATAAGTCATGGCTCCTGATTATTGCCTAATCagcattatgtttttgtttttaattgtgtttttgcttATTATGTACATCTGACAAGGTCTGAACATGAGAGGCGCTCTAAATGTGACTTCTTAACCATGGAGAAAGACTTCACCAAGCTAACAATGGCTGAATTCTGTCACCTGGAAAACAAAAGGCTAAAGATTTACTACGTAAGTGCCCATCAGTTGGCTGTGTGCAAAGACACTAACTCTTCCTcaattcttactttttttttttcccccccccttttccAACATTCTCCCTTTAGAAAAAGGTCTGGCACAAGAAGATGGCTTTTTTGAGGGATGCCATAGACCATACAGTTGCGGAGCTTAAATCTAAGCTGGACTGATTCTATGCATTTATTCATTGcatcttattttatttcaatACCAGTCTTAAGTGTTAAACAAGAACCCGCAGCCTGACTCACTGGTCGGATTGGATAGCAGTTCATAAAATTCAGCCTTAGGCGAATGCGACACTTTCTTTACAGTACCGTCTTTGACCACAAGATGGTGCTTTTGCATTAAAGCTGCAGTTTTGCTATAACGCTGATACACTTTCTGAAATTCCCAATCTCTCATCAAAACCTTAACAAATGCACCtcactctgaaatgaaagcGCACATTGAGCTGGATTACAATGCGGGCtatattctctttttttcaaacACTTACTTATCATCTCC
This region of Maylandia zebra isolate NMK-2024a linkage group LG20, Mzebra_GT3a, whole genome shotgun sequence genomic DNA includes:
- the birc5b gene encoding baculoviral IAP repeat-containing protein 5b: MASVDVLAKRFYSFGKMYSHVLREQSFVDWPFREDCNCTPEKMAKAGFVHCPSENEPDVACCFFCLLELEGWEPDDDPWSEHERRSKCDFLTMEKDFTKLTMAEFCHLENKRLKIYYKKVWHKKMAFLRDAIDHTVAELKSKLD